The following proteins are co-located in the Macrobrachium rosenbergii isolate ZJJX-2024 chromosome 28, ASM4041242v1, whole genome shotgun sequence genome:
- the LOC136854212 gene encoding organic cation/carnitine transporter 2-like, whose amino-acid sequence MEDDIRSKNVVNERTTGVEVALTDLAYQGKHGTSETFKLDEHGGVAGVSEFEDLLEIINPNGRWNITALVFSCMVFFILPLQTVTYQFLGDTPEHWCHVVPLTEANWTQQQIRALAIPLSSNDTDEKNCKFYNFNYTKAVELGYEAAMENRDSISIGDGSPIYCQSRDFNVSHYSLTLVAEWDLVCESRALYSSTQSAAQFGILLGDLIFPYFMAKYGRRPVILVCSALSFVCALGAAFSPVYSFYILLRIAVAFFGIGYYTGCFLYAVEVCSHSQRSFFGSIGGIPWAIGFLVVPGIAYLIRPWRWMQVAYTVPLLLPIAYYWVILESPRWLMSQGRYEEAEQIFSRVARINGRAFPPSKAVVISMKKMAPPREPKSEEALSQRIVRNVKEYFILLLKREHRAKILISYFCWCTVSMVYYGISLNSDNLSTDPYLYVALGSLVEIPCYPISWVLMVYIGRRISLAICFWASGVAICILAILVASMDEVPFGLLMTFAMTGKIAISAAFVICYIYTAELFPTRYRSLAVGQSSVMARLGSIMSPYINDILGMTIVWAPSALFALASALSAILSPLLPETRDSITEERVSSSRAEEEEGGGGGGGGGGGGGRGDPGNVKRRMEGPSVNEGFQED is encoded by the exons ATGGAAGACGACATTCGCTCAAAGAATGTTGTTAATGAAAGGACGACAGGCGTAGAAGTGGCTCTCACAGACCTGGCATACCAAGGGAAACATGGAACATCAGAAACATTCAAGTTAGATGAACATGGTGGAGTAGCTGGGGTCTCTGAATTCGAAGATTTGCTGGAAATAATTAACCCCAATGGACGATGGAACATAACAGCGTTGGTATTTAGCTGTATGG tttttttcattctCCCACTTCAAACAGTCACTTACCAATTCCTTGGCGATACACCAGAACACTGGTGCCATGTTGTACCACTGACAGAAGCCAACTGGACACAACAACAGATCAGAGCTCTAGCCATTCCACTATCAAG CAACGACACAGACGAGAAAAACTGCAAATTCTACAACTTTAACTACACGAAAGCTGTCGAACTCGGCTACGAAGCCGCCATGGAAAACCGGGATTCGATCTCCATCGGGGACGGAAGCCCCATTTACTGTCAGTCTCGAGACTTCAACGTCAGCCATTACAGCCTGACGCTCGTCGCCGAG TGGGATCTGGTGTGCGAGAGCAGAGCTCTCTACTCATCGACTCAGTCTGCAGCCCAGTTTGGGATCCTTCTGGGAGACCTGATATTTCCGTACTTCATGGCTAA GTATGGCCGTAGACCCGTCATACTTGTCTGCTCAGCCCTGAGTTTCGTGTGTGCCTTGGGAGCAGCGTTTTCTCCCGTGTATTCCTTTTACATTCTCCTCAGAATTGCAGTCGCCTTCTTCGGCATCGGCTATTACACAGGATGCTTTTTGTATG CGGTGGAAGTGTGCTCCCACAGCCAACGATCCTTTTTTGGAAGCATAGGCGGTATTCCTTGGGCAATCGGATTTTTGGTAGTGCCCGGCATCGCCTATCTCATCAGACCGTGGAGGTGGATGCAGGTGGCCTACACAGTCCCTTTGCTTCTGCCCATTGCATATTACTG GGTCATATTGGAATCACCGCGCTGGCTGATGTCTCAAGGCCGGTACGAAGAAGCCGAGCAGATTTTCTCGAGGGTTGCCAGAATAAACGGTCGCGCCTTTCCGCCCTCAAAGGCTGTTGTCATTTCCATGAAGAAGATGGCACCTCCG AGGGAACCCAAAAGTGAAGAGGCCTTATCTCAACGAATCGTCAGAAATGTCAAGGAATATTTCATCCTGCTACTGAAGCGAGAACACAGGGCGAAAATCTTAATTAGCTACTTCTGCTGGTGCACTGTTTCTATGGTGTACTATGGCATCTCCTTGAACTCAGACAACCTTAG CACCGACCCTTACCTGTACGTGGCCCTTGGGAGCTTAGTCGAGATTCCTTGTTACCCAATTTCGTGGGTCCTGATGGTCTACATCGGCAGGAGAATCAGCTTAGCCATTTGTTTCTGGGCGTCCGGCGTGGCTATCTGCATCTTGGCTATCCTCGTAGCTTCTATGGATGAAG TGCCTTTCGGCTTGCTGATGACGTTCGCGATGACGGGAAAGATCGCCATCTCAGCCGCCTTCGTCATCTGCTACATTTACACGGCAGAACTTTTCCCGACTCGGTACCGCTCTCTGGCGGTCGGGCAGTCCAGCGTCATGGCTCGATTGGGGAGCATAATGTCGCCGTATATCAATGATATTTTG GGTATGACGATCGTCTGGGCACCTTCGGCGCTGTTCGCGTTGGCATCGGCCCTGTCGGCAATCCTGTCCCCACTCCTGCCGGAGACAAGAGATTCCATAACGGAAGAGCGGGTGTCGTCCTCAagggcggaagaagaagaaggaggaggaggaggaggaggaggaggaggaggaggaggaagaggcgatCCAGGGAACGTCAAACGCAGGATGGAAGGACCGTCTGTAAACGAAGGTTTCCAGGAAGACTGA